Sequence from the Pecten maximus chromosome 8, xPecMax1.1, whole genome shotgun sequence genome:
ACAAAATTTATTCTGTCTTAGGGATAGATATATTAGATTTCAAATaggttttagaaaaaaaatgtgtagagaATTGCGTAATTTTGGGTcaattatcataatattttgcaatttttaagttgtaaccatggtattcacagctctagtAACACAGAAAAAAGTTTACTTAaccttcagagctgtattaaaattgacCCTTATTGCTTTGGATGGCAAGCGACTgtcctcctgtatgttgttccataaggtagtcacaaactactacaaagGTACCCTATCTCAAAATGAACTTATCTGTTCAAGGGCGATAAATATAAACCTATCAAACAAGATAAACAAGACGCCCGATGTGCAAGTATCGCTCACCTGTCTCTACTACAACTTTAAAGTGGagtgaggtcatttctacagatactatgatGATTATCACCTTATTTAATTATCAGAGTAAGCTATGTTTATTCTTGTCAATAAAAGTTCTcgtccttcattccagcatacttttgccctaatatcaggtctctgagACTTTTAGCGATCgcaaaatcattgtttaaagatctAAGCCTAtgtcacccctgtgaccttgaatgtaggtcaaggtcattcattagaacaaacttggtagctatTCACCCCAGATTGCTACAGGCAGGGCCGACATCAAGTCCCTAGGTTTCTTGGTTGTTTAGAAGTTATTCAAATATctaagcctatttgaccaatgtgacctcGAATGagggtcaatgtcattcatttgaacagacgtggaagcccttcaccccagaatGCTAgatgcccaatatcaagtccctgagctacttgcttattgagaaaaagttgtttaaagttTATAGCATATTTGATTCATGTGACTtcgaataaaggtcaaggtcattcatttgaacaaaactgGTAGTCATCTACACCAGGAAACTTcaggcccaatattaagtcccCTGGCCCCTTGCTTGTTGAGAGGAAGTTGTTAGAGGATTTAAGCCTATTtgccccatgtgaccttgaatgaagatcaaggtcatttatttgaacaaacttggtagccctgcACGCGAGCATGCTACATActtaatatcaagtccctggatcTCATGATTATTGAAAGGAAgctgtttgaagattatagcctatttgctCTATGTGACCTCAAacgaaggtcaatgtcatttatattaacaaacttggtagcgcaccccaggatgctacaggcctaatgtcaagtccttgggcctcttggttattgaaaagaagttgtttgaatgttttagcctatttgactcatgtgaccttgcCTGAAgaccaaggtcattcatttgaacgaaTTTGGTAGCCCTACTGGCctaatattaagtccctgggcatctttATTAATGATATTAATGATAGATAATGTCAGCATATTTGTGATGTTTGATGTGGGCAAACAAAAGAATACataaatgtgaaaaataaataaatcaatgattaaataaatgaatgaaagaaAGAATGAATGTAATAGAaagtatacataaatatttgcaaataaaatgtggtacaaaaacattttctatctGTCATTGTCATAATACCATGGATCAATGTCCATTTCCTGTCCATCAAATTGTCTTAACCCTCCTCTTATACTCATCGTTAAATGACCTGGTGAGCTTATGCCTTTGTGTATGTTATCCATCCTGCACCAACGTTAAAAACTTCTTCCTAAGAGCCAACGAGCCTAGAATCAAACTGATAGAATGCTGTGATGGAACACAAAAAATGTCtacgaaaaagaaaaaaaaaaaactttacttAAATTCAAGATCAACAGATTCATCTTTGCCATGCTTGTAGAAAGCTCATGATTATAAGTGTCTCCGAAAACTACCTACAGCATGAGGATCGTCCTGTATTACGAATATCAGAGTTGGATTATGAAGTTATTAAACTGACCTGTTTGTGTGTGGTGACAGACATGTACATTCTTTTCATGACCTCATGGTCAGGTATGTCGAAAAATGGGCCATGTTCAGATACATGTGTGTTTTCTATCAACACAATTAAATAGTTGAAAACATACAATGAAGTGCCAACACAAGTGTGTTGGGTCGGCTTTTCCTCGTCTCTTTACTATGGCAGGAATTCTAATGTTACTCATCTCATGTCAGATTTTAAAGAGGCCAATAACACATTACAAACCTTCAGATTACTGAAGCCACACCACAGTCATAACACATCAATTTATCTGAAAACAAAGATATCAAAACATGGTTTTGTATGATTTTAGAAGAGCTGCTTCAATCAGTTATGTTCCATTTTAATCTGATACGCACTGCTTACACgaaaatacatattaatttgtacgcatattttaattttcagtaACCTATAACATTGTAATTGTGGTGGTAGCTGGTTTCACTTATTcatagatgttgtctgtgacacattcatattttcaatttctcaataaccaattaAGATGTCTAGGGTTATGACATATTGCCAGAAGCTTGCAGATTGGTAAAGAtaaaaagtttattcaaataatattgatattaggCCGGAAATGTCggatgaaaggctaccaagtttgttataATGAATGACATTCACCTTTCAAGGTCAGTGAGTCAAATATGTTAagtttttttaaacaacttgtcaataaccaagatgcctaAGGTCATGGTATTGGACCAGCAGCATACTGGTATGAAGGGATggaaattttgttcaaatgaattaactttacctactttcaaggtcacacgggTAAAATGTATTAGAATAACTGAACGACTTCTTAATACCCAAAAGGCCCAGAGTCATGATATTAGACTAGAAACATACAGCGATGAATGacatgtttgttcaaattaatgaccttgattgactttttttaaatcacagaggtcaaatgtgttaaaacattaaaaagacTTCTCAataccaaaaggcccagggttATGATATTGAGCAAGTAGCATACTGTGACAAAAAGGCTACAAATCTTGCTcaaaagaatgaccttgaccttctttcatagtcacatttttcaaatgtgTTAAGATAAGCAAACGACTTTTCAATACTCAAAcggcccagggtcatgatattggacAAATAGCATACAGAaatgaaaggctaccaagtgtGCTCAAATCAATAACATTGATTGGCTTTTTatgtcacaagggtcaaatgttTTAGAATCTTAAAAAAACCTTTTCAATACCCTAGACACGCAGGGATACTAGGAAAAGGGCTGCTTAACTTgttcaaatgaccttgacctacgtTTGAAGTCAAATGTAAAAATCTAAAACGGATTGCCGCTACAAAAGTAAGTAATTCAACTACAAGAAGCAAGAAAACTTGTTGTAGCCCATTTGCCTCCTAATAAACCTGTATGGGAGTGAGACATAACCTACAACGTTCTAAAGGATATAGTTGATTGTtttgtagcaggccgggttttaattgtaaatgcTGTACATAGCTGTACCAGTGTAACAGTTTTCGTATAGTGGATACGTTTTCTCAGGTCCTATGACTGGGTTCCGTGTGTGTTATACAACGCTACATACATACACCGGTTTGTATCTCCAGCATGACATTGCCAAAGACCATCAACAAGCAGATATATTCAACCTAAGACTTTTATTTACACGACAGGAATTTAAACAGAACATTCAACAATAGAAGACCTACATATACAAACTCAAACAACTCGCATACTGCACTCTTATACGGAACAAGAACCCCTCGACTAGGGCTACAGGTGTTTACCTACCTGGTAAACAGCGTTTTAAtcaaacatgtaaaacaaatatttatagaCTTTTTGTCTGTAGTTACTCTAGTATCGATATATCTTGAAACCATTTAACTCACTTTGCCCTTTTGTCGTGGTGCGGCGACCGTCGTCCGGTCAGTTGGCGGAAAATGGACCTTCGTTGAAAATTGACCCCGGGTGACTTCAACGTTGAATATTGACCTGAATGCCGTTGAAAATTGAACAATCCGCAAATTCTTAACTCCGGCTGTGAAACATGGACCCCGTTGAAAACTGACCCTATTACAGATGGTTtactattttatatctaaacCTTTTGAGGTttgacaaataacaaaaatgtaaatatccgcTAATAAACGTTAAAATATCACGATATGAACCTTCGAAATCTTATATTATAGGACTCTTTACCTGACACACAAGTCATTTAACGTCCTTGTTACAGGTGCGCATAATCCGCACCTTACCCATGTGACTTCAGTCATACCAAACAAGGAAGTTTAATTTAGATTGCAAATGGTGACTTGTCGTTTACAGTTTATGTTATTTACGTTTCCTTAGAAGCTGAGATGGCGAGTAAACTGTCTATTCGTAAGGCACAGGTACACGTGCCGAACACGTGTGCGTGGTGTGATAGTGTACAGGATATAAACTGGTACTGTAATGACTGTCAGGAGGCTTTGTGTGACAAATGTAAGGAGGAGACCCATCAGCGCGCGAGGAGGACAAGAAATGACGACGTTGTACCGATAAAGCAGGCGAACAAAACCGGCCAGACGGTACTACCAGAGGTATGTAAGGTACACCCCGGTAAAACATGCGATCTGTTCTGTACAGAGTGTAACGTCGCCATCTGTTCAATGTGTTTTACAACGAAACATAAACAGCACGCATTCAAACATTTTGAAGACGAAATTAACACCCAGAAACATAACATGCGTGAGCAGTTggaaacattaaaattcaaGTTAGATCAGCTCAATGAGAAGTTATCAAACCGTCGGCAAAAGAGTAAAACATTCAAAGAAAGTGTCGATATTATCTGTAAAGATGTCAAAGAGCGAGGAAGAAAGTTGAAGGCAGAAATAGATTCTATAGTGGACAATGTCCTTGCTGAATTATCATCACTGGTTGCTGAAGAAGACAAACTCCTTAAAGAGGATTGTGAACATGATGATAAATGTGTCAAACAAATAAAGCAGCTGAACGAAGAAGTGGAGCAGCTGTCGGAAAATCCATCAAGTGGAACTTTGTTTGAGCTGACGAGGAGACTTAGGACCACTATACCGCTTTATGACGTTACTGGTACGAGTATACATCTATACCTACCAAGTTTTGAAACCGGACAAATTGATACAGAACAGTTGACAAAAATGATCGGATTTGTTAAGGCCGGGAGTAGGAATGATTCAACGCCCATGTATGAGAAGAAGGAAATCAATAACCAGCATGTCCGGAAACTTACTACATTCCAAACCCCTCCAAACAAGCCCATATTTTCAATATGTCCAATAGACGACACCTATGCATGGATATCAATGTTTGAGTGTCTGGACCTGCTCCGAGTCAATAAAAAGGGAAACGTAACGGAGACTGTGAAGCTTGATTTTACACCTTGGAGTTTGGCTTTGACCAACTCTGGACTACTGATGACTCGAACGGATCAGTCACCGTTGATACACAAACTGTCTGAGGACAGACGGGTGACGACCTTTGCTGAGATAAGTCCATTAAAGGCCTCTAGTATCAGTGTTAGTGACACAGACGAGGTGTTCGTTAGTACTGGTACTACAACAATACTGGTACTGAACATAATCGGGGACAAGGTTAGACAAATCTCGTGTGGACATGTCGGGAAACGTATAGCTAGTTTGACCGGAGGGAATGTCGCTGTTACCACTGGAGGTGGTTACTGTAAAGAACTGAATATCATCGACAGATCAGGTCAGATCGTACACACGTGGAGTGGAGAACTGGACAATGGTCAGAAACTATCCATGACGATTCAGAATAGTATAGCATGTGATAAATATGACAGAGTATTTGTTCCAGACTTAGTTACTCATCAGGTATACGTCATCTCACGGAATGAGAGAAAGGCAAAATGTATCCTGGACGAGAAACACGGAGTACGAAATCCATTGGCAGTAggtgtagacaggtgtggacatGTTTGGATCGGCTGTGGTAatggtacagtatatgttatGCAACTCTAATCAACCAGGAGAAACAGCTGTAGATAAACTATTGATGGTGGGATACTTCAATACCTGTTCCTTACAATGACAGTTGAACTATTTGTCGACTGTTGCGATTGTTAGGTTTTATACTTGTACATAAACCCCACTTCATTTGACCTTTTCTTAAAACGATTACTTTACCTCCTCAAATTGCTTGTCccgtttttcttgttttataattGTCGATACAAGTAACAAGAACCTGAAAGCGAGTAATTTAGATGTTCTGTTTTTAACCGAAGGTGGCAATACATTCATCGATGAAATGACGGTCTGCATATGTTTTAATCACTTGACTTTTAAAGTAGAACCTGTCTGTCCTTATCATAGCCTTACTCACCCGACCAATCAGTGTCTAGTTTACCTCTTGCCCGTGTATGATTGATGCAGTTAGGAATATAGGAATAAATTAATCAATCACGTGAGGTACCGAGTCAAATGTCTCTAAGTCAAAACCAACAGTAGATGTATTGTGTCAGTAACATCGGCCTGATAGTGattattttgtcttttgctCACTTAGATACCCCCATCCTATTTCTCCACCTTCATCCGTAAGCTTCTGCTAGAaactattttatcaaataaatagaggatattgaatggtttcccgtttaatataacatttatttcacgagtatgacagaatatcgaaatattctgtcattcgagtgaaatattctgtcattcgagtgaaatatatgttacatttaaCGAGAagccattcaattttctttttattgcatttcatcaacttgaaaacaaaattaaaaacatagtgtcaaaaagtgcgatAATCAgtcatgacgtcatttctttGTGACTTTACTCCACGTCAATCCGACGgcaccattttgaaaggactgatcaacgcaatttaaacgttttctgctgttatcggagaatctgtgcacgAATAGCTAGCGTctagtgagtattttgtcaaaaattctcattggtcaaaaacaaaaacaaaatatcttcactgcaaaatcttatattttcacttcaaaatcttatatttttactgcagcgatgaacagtgaaaatattagttttatttgttttataaatttctatatttcactggcaaaaatgcaataaatttaTTTACTCTGCATTGTCACTATGTAATCTTATCAAGCCTAATAGAAAGTTATCATAATCCATACATAATTCTCATTAGTGTAGTGATATTTAGAATAATGTCTGTAACGTCACTAAAAGACGTATGTTTGTTTGACGTCACTATATTGATTGTATTTTGACGTCACACAAATTCTTACTACTGAACAAAACCCCGATTGATCAAAGTAACATGAAACGATGTAGTTATACTGTGTACGAAGTGAATACCgtcaaaatgaaatttattaaaatgatGATTCTGAATTGATTCTTTTTTTCACGAACTAAATTGTTTTTCCGGGAATAGTCGTTGTATCATATGAAAATATCACATGGACACCTCGAAGTTTAATTTTTGCATGCGATAACACAGTTATATGAATAATACAAGAACTTTAGGTTATACAATAACACTGTTATATGATGACTACAAAACCTTTAGTTtgactttgatatatatgtattaaactCTCAGGATTGTAGACGAATTGGTCATATCGCACGGTATGAAGGCttaaataacataattaaaaGGCAAAGCCTGCAAAAAGCGTGACCTCCACTAAACTGGAATATATTACTGCAGTGATAAATTAACTCACCCATAATACCCACCATAGAAAACAATGTATACAAACTAAAATTATAATTGAGTGTTTTTATGTGTACATTAACGATTTGTAGTAGTACAAATATCCGTTAATTATATGTGTTCCGTCTTGATGGAAATCTGTAGTCTTTTTGTCATTTAGGGTGATAGAAGGACAATCGAAAACGATGGCCCCAAGACGGATCTTAGcatccaccattgaatgatttttatttcttcAATGTATCATATGTACTCTTTTTTATGATATTCCAACAAGGACATTATGCATATAAAAACTAAGAGAGATATAAAAGAGAATATTAAgaaatttagaaatatattaGAAATAACAGAGAAACTAAATTTCGGCGGGCGCCCTTATTTCTTTCTGGATCCGACTCAAAGTAAAATTTTCATAACTAGGGTCCAAGGGAAACCTGAATATGAATTTTGAGACAAAAGAATCAGACAGATGGAATTAAATGATATCTAAGAAGAAGATTTTATGAATCAGAAATTATAATGCTTCGCCTAAATGTCTGCCATTTTCTTTTCTCGATCAAATTCAAACCAGGGCACTGAAATTTTGCAGTAATGACCGAGGcgaattgaaatatttcaataggTTTCCAAGCTTACAGTACAGAACAAGTcaaattatacaataatgtatatttcctgTACAAGTTGCATGTAACATGTATAAGTATTGCTTTAGCCGATATTTTTATATGGAAAACGATtatgtattttgatgtattgCTTTTTCCCTATTGTACATTGACAATATTGATTTCGTGCGAATATCTTTCTCATGGTTTGACGACAATGTCatgttttgaatataaatatttccgTAATATATTTGAGGatataacacaaaaaatatCTTGATAAACTTCATCGGTTTATGGTGAGAGTACACGCTTTTCTTTGCGATGTAGATCCATAACATAAACATGTACTTAAGTTTAATACAATTCCTGAGGAAATGTGCTTTTACTGATAAAATCTTTTCTCTTATAAATCATTGTCAAAACTGCATCAGCCAGTCAAAAACCGTTTTACGGTGAAGTAAATTTTACAGTATGAAGAACACGGTTTTAAGCCAATGTCATGTGAggcaattttaatgaaaatgtgttttaCAAGAAAATTTAAATTATCTAGAATGTTATCAATTTATCCTCATATGTTATATTGTACCCGATACCAAttttattgatgttgatatacatttctCAGTAAATATGTGACTGACGTGATAAACATTCATTTTGTGATAAcctttaataaacatattgttgtaaatgtattgtattttatgttttattccTTGTGATCTAATCAGATAAGTAATTCGATCATCAACCATTCGTCAGGTTAAATCGATGCTTATGTCTATGTTTGATAATTGATTGATATTATTAGAGACGTCCATTTGGATTCCAAGgtcaaacaaaattaatgtgtaCGTTTTAATATGGTCATCTGTTCTCATTAGTTTCGCTAGTGCACCTCATGTACATAATAGTTGCGTTTGCAACATATATGATCCACACGAACTGCACAGGCTATTCAGAAACATGCATTTTTGCATGTTTTGCCAAATTCAACAGACAGTTTTGCAGATGTTCTGTCATAAGCAAGGCCCATGCTTAACCATTACTATGCCATAAAGACAATTGATCGCGGTACTTCTGTTGAATTGCATCagagttatgatatatatatatataggattacTAAATTATTATCAGATTTGCTGTTTAGCGACCACATTCCGCAAACAAGTTTGTTTCCCATGATCTAGTGTTTAAGATCGGGGGTGGAGAATAttactgatttttttaattcctctt
This genomic interval carries:
- the LOC117332370 gene encoding uncharacterized protein LOC117332370, with translation MASKLSIRKAQVHVPNTCAWCDSVQDINWYCNDCQEALCDKCKEETHQRARRTRNDDVVPIKQANKTGQTVLPEVCKVHPGKTCDLFCTECNVAICSMCFTTKHKQHAFKHFEDEINTQKHNMREQLETLKFKLDQLNEKLSNRRQKSKTFKESVDIICKDVKERGRKLKAEIDSIVDNVLAELSSLVAEEDKLLKEDCEHDDKCVKQIKQLNEEVEQLSENPSSGTLFELTRRLRTTIPLYDVTGTSIHLYLPSFETGQIDTEQLTKMIGFVKAGSRNDSTPMYEKKEINNQHVRKLTTFQTPPNKPIFSICPIDDTYAWISMFECLDLLRVNKKGNVTETVKLDFTPWSLALTNSGLLMTRTDQSPLIHKLSEDRRVTTFAEISPLKASSISVSDTDEVFVSTGTTTILVLNIIGDKVRQISCGHVGKRIASLTGGNVAVTTGGGYCKELNIIDRSGQIVHTWSGELDNGQKLSMTIQNSIACDKYDRVFVPDLVTHQVYVISRNERKAKCILDEKHGVRNPLAVGVDRCGHVWIGCGNGTVYVMQL